From the genome of Capricornis sumatraensis isolate serow.1 chromosome 17, serow.2, whole genome shotgun sequence, one region includes:
- the ULK1 gene encoding serine/threonine-protein kinase ULK1 isoform X1, giving the protein MEPGRGGLEAVGKFEFSRKDLIGHGAFAVVFKGRHREKHDLEVAVKCINKKNLAKSQTLLGKEIKILKELKHENIVALYDFQEMANSVYLVMEYCNGGDLADYLHTMRTLSEDTIRLFLQQIAGAMRLLHSKGIIHRDLKPQNILLSNPGGRRANPNNIRVKIADFGFARYLQSNMMAATLCGSPMYMAPEVIMSQHYDGKADLWSIGTIVYQCLTGKAPFQASSPQDLRLFYEKNKTLVPTIPRETSAPLRQLLLALLQRNHKDRMDFDEFFHHPFLDASAAVKKSPPVPVPSYPSSGSGSSSSSSSTSHLASPPSLGEMQQELQKTLTSPAEAAGFLQGSRDSGGSSKDSSCDTDDFVMVPAQFPGDLVSEAAGAKPPPDSLMCSGSSLAASAGLDSRGRTPSPSPPCGSSLSPSGRTGTFSSSRCGASVPIPVPTQVQNYQRIEQNLQSPTQYQTARSSAIRRSGSTSPLGFARASPSPPSHAEHGGALARKLSLGGGRPYTPSPQVGTIPERPGWTGAPSPQASEMRGGRSPRPGSSAPEHSPHTTGLGCRLHSAPNLSDLHVVRPKLPKPPTDPLGVAFGHPQASPPQPSHGLQSCRPLRGSPKLPDFLQRNPLPPILGSPTKTVPAFEFTKTPSSQNLLTLLARQGVVMTPPRNRTLPDLSEAGPFQGQQLGPGLRPTEDTKGPFGRSLSTGRLTDLLLKAAFGTQAPDSGSTDSLQEKPMEIAPSAGFGGNLHPGARAGGASSPSPVVFTVGSPPSGTTPPQGPRTTMFSVGSSSSLSSAGSSSARHLAPGAYSEATLEVPAPGHCCSFADPVTANLEGAVTFEAPDLPEETLMEQEHTEILHSLRFTLVFVQHVLEIAALKGSASEAAGGPEDQLQESVVADQISLLSREWGFAEQLVLYLKVAELLSSGLQTAIDQIRAGKLCLSSTVKQVVRKLNELYKTSVVSCQSLSLRLQRFFLDKQRLLDRIQSVTAEKLIFSHAVQTVQSAALDEMFHRREDCVQRYHKALLLMEGLQQILTDQADVENIAKCKLCIERRLSALLTGICA; this is encoded by the exons ATGGAGCCCGGCCGCGGCGGCCTGGAGGCCGTGGGCAAGTTCGAGTTCTCGCGCAAGGACCTGATTGGGCACGGCGCTTTCGCCGTGGTCTTCAAGGGGCGCCACCGCGAG AAACACGACCTGGAGGTCGCCGTCAAGTGCATTAATAAGAAGAATCTCGCCAAGTCTCAGACTCTCctagggaaagaaataaaaatcctcaAG GAATTGAAACATGAAAACATCGTGGCTTTGTACGACTTTCAG GAAATGGCCAATTCCGTCTACCTGGTCATGGAG TACTGTAACGGCGGGGATCTGGCCGACTACCTGCACA CCATGCGCACACTAAGCGAGGACACCATCCGGCTCTTCCTGCAGCAGATCGCGGGCGCCATGCGGCTCCTGCACAGCAAGGGCATCATCCACCGGGACCTGAAGCCCCAGAACATCCTGCTATCCAACCCTGGCGGGCGTCGCGCCAACCCCAACAACATCCGGGTCAAGATTG CCGACTTCGGCTTCGCTCGGTACCTGCAGAGCAACATGATGGCAGCCACACTTTGTGGCTCCCCCATGTACATG GCCCCAGAGGTCATCATGTCCCAGCACTATGACGGAAAGGCAGACCTGTGGAGCATCGGCACCATCGTGTACCAGTGCCTGACAGGGAAGGCGCCGTTCCAG GCTAGCAGTCCCCAGGACCTCCGCCTCTTCTATGAGAAGAACAAGACGCTGGTCCCCAC CATCCCCCGGGAGACCTCAGCCCCGCTGAGACAGCTGCTCCTGGCTCTGCTTCAGCGCAACCACAAAGACCGCATGGACTTCG ATGAGTTTTTCCATCACCCCTTTTTGGATGCCAGTGCCGCTGTGAAGAAGT cccctcctgtgcCCGTGCCCTCATACCCGAGCTCAGGGTCTGGCAGCAGCTCCAGCAGCAGCTCCACCTCACACCTGGCCTCCCCACCG TCCCTGGGGGAGATGCAGCAGGAGCTCCAGAAGACCCTGACCTCCCCGGCCGAGGCCGCCGGCTTCCTGCAAGGCTCCCGGGACTCAGGCGGCAGCAGCAAGGACTCATCCTGTGACACCGACGACTTTGTCATGGTCCCGGCCCAGTTTCCAG GTGACCTGGTGTCTGAGGCAGCAGGTGCCAAGCCACCACCGGACAGCCTGATGTGCAGTGG GAGCTCGCTGGCAGCCTCTGCAGGCCTGGACAGCCGTGGCCGGACCCCGTCTCCTTCCCCGCCCTGTGGCAGCTCCCTTAGCCCCTCAGG CCGGACCGGCACGTTCTCCAGCAGCAGATGTGGGGCCTCTGTCCCCATCCCAGTCCCCACGCAGGTGCAGAACTACCAGCGCATTGAGCAGAACCTGCAGTCACCCACGCAGTATCAGACAGCGCG GTCCTCTGCCATCCGCAGGTCAGGCAGCACCAGTCCTTTGGGCTTTGCACGGGCCAGCCCATCACCCCCGTCCCATGCTGAGCACGGAGGCGCCCTGGCCAGGAAGCTGTCCCTGGGTGGGGGCCGGCCCTACACACCGTCTCCCCAGG TCGGAACCATCCCTGAGCGGCCAGGCTGGACCGGAGCACCTTCCCCTCAAGCATCTGAGATGCGGGGTGGCAGGTCCCCTCGTCCAG gctcctctgcgccTGAGCACTCTCCCCACACCACAGGGCTGGGCTGCCGCCTGCACAGCGCCCCCAACCTGTCCGACCTGCATGTCGTCCGTCCCAAGCTGCCCAAACCCCCCACGGACCCACTGGGGGTAGCGTTCGGCCACCCGCAGGCCAGCCCCCCTCAGCCCTCCCACGGACTTCAATCCTGCCGGCCCCTGCGTGGCTCACCCAAGCTGCCCGACTTCCTGCAGCGGAACCCCCTGCCTCCTATCCTGGGCTCCCCCACCAAG ACTGTGCCCGCATTCGAGTTCACCAAGACCCCCAGCTCCCAGAACCTGCTGACCCTCCTGGCCCGGCAAGGCGTTGTCATGACACCACCACGGAACCGGACGCTACCCGACCTCTCTGAGGCGGGGCCCTTCCAGGGACAGCAGCTGGGCCCTGGCCTGCGGCCCACAGAGGACACCAAGGGCCCCTTCGGAAG GTCCCTCAGCACTGGCCGCCTCACAGATCTGCTCCTTAAGGCTGCGTTTGGGACGCAGGCTCCCGACTCAGGCAGCACGGACAGCCTGCAGGAGAAGCCCATGGAGATTG cgccctctgctggcttCGGAGGGAACCTGCACCCAGGAGCTCGCGCTGGGGGCGCCAGCAGCCCTTCCCCCGTAGTGTTCACAGTGGGCTCGCCCCCCAGCGGGACCACGCCACCCCAGGGCCCCCGCACAACCATGTTCTCAG TGGGCTCCTCCAGCTCCCTCAGCTCGGCCGGCTCCTCCTCTGCCCGCCACCTGGCGCCTGGGGCCTACAGTGAGGCCACCCTTGAGGTCCCCGCCCCTGGCCACTGCTGCAGCTTTGCCGACCCTGTCACCGCCAACCTGGAGGGGGCCGTGACCTTCGAGGCCCCCGACCTCCCCGAGGAGACCCTGATGGAG CAAGAGCACACGGAGATCCTGCACAGCCTGCGCTTCACGCTCGTCTTTGTCCAGCACGTCCTAGAGATCGCGGCTTTGAAGGGCAGCGCCAGCGAGGCGGCCGGGGGCCCTGAGGACCAGCTGCAGGAGAGCGTGGTGGCCGACCAGATCAGCCTGCTGAGCCGCGAGTGGGG TTTTGCAGAGCAGCTGGTGCTCTACCTGAAGGTGGCTGAGCTCCTGTCCTCGGGCCTGCAGACCGCCATCGACCAGATCCGGGCTGGCAAGCTCTGCTTGTCGTCCACCGTGAAGCAAG TGGTGCGGAAACTGAACGAGCTGTACAAGACCAGCGTAGTGTCCTGCCAAAGCCTGAGCCTGCGGCTGCAGCGCTTCTTCCTGGATAAGCAGCGGCTCCTGGACCGCATCCAGAGCGTCACTGCTGAGAAGCTCATCTTTAGCCACGCAGTGCAGACG GTGCAGTCGGCTGCCCTGGACGAGATGTTCCACCGCCGGGAGGACTGTGTCCAGCGCTACCACAAGGCCCTGCTGCTCATGGAGGGGCTGCAGCAGATTCTCACGGACCAGGCGGACGTGGAGAACATCGCCAAGT gcaagCTGTGCATTGAGCGGAGACTCTCGGCCCTGCTGACTGGCATCTGTGCCTGA
- the ULK1 gene encoding serine/threonine-protein kinase ULK1 isoform X2, whose protein sequence is MEPGRGGLEAVGKFEFSRKDLIGHGAFAVVFKGRHREKHDLEVAVKCINKKNLAKSQTLLGKEIKILKELKHENIVALYDFQEMANSVYLVMEYCNGGDLADYLHTMRTLSEDTIRLFLQQIAGAMRLLHSKGIIHRDLKPQNILLSNPGGRRANPNNIRVKIADFGFARYLQSNMMAATLCGSPMYMAPEVIMSQHYDGKADLWSIGTIVYQCLTGKAPFQASSPQDLRLFYEKNKTLVPTIPRETSAPLRQLLLALLQRNHKDRMDFDEFFHHPFLDASAAVKKSPPVPVPSYPSSGSGSSSSSSSTSHLASPPSLGEMQQELQKTLTSPAEAAGFLQGSRDSGGSSKDSSCDTDDFVMVPAQFPGDLVSEAAGAKPPPDSLMCSGSSLAASAGLDSRGRTPSPSPPCGSSLSPSGRTGTFSSSRCGASVPIPVPTQVQNYQRIEQNLQSPTQYQTARSSAIRRSGSTSPLGFARASPSPPSHAEHGGALARKLSLGGGRPYTPSPQVGTIPERPGWTGAPSPQASEMRGGRSPRPGLGCRLHSAPNLSDLHVVRPKLPKPPTDPLGVAFGHPQASPPQPSHGLQSCRPLRGSPKLPDFLQRNPLPPILGSPTKTVPAFEFTKTPSSQNLLTLLARQGVVMTPPRNRTLPDLSEAGPFQGQQLGPGLRPTEDTKGPFGRSLSTGRLTDLLLKAAFGTQAPDSGSTDSLQEKPMEIAPSAGFGGNLHPGARAGGASSPSPVVFTVGSPPSGTTPPQGPRTTMFSVGSSSSLSSAGSSSARHLAPGAYSEATLEVPAPGHCCSFADPVTANLEGAVTFEAPDLPEETLMEQEHTEILHSLRFTLVFVQHVLEIAALKGSASEAAGGPEDQLQESVVADQISLLSREWGFAEQLVLYLKVAELLSSGLQTAIDQIRAGKLCLSSTVKQVVRKLNELYKTSVVSCQSLSLRLQRFFLDKQRLLDRIQSVTAEKLIFSHAVQTVQSAALDEMFHRREDCVQRYHKALLLMEGLQQILTDQADVENIAKCKLCIERRLSALLTGICA, encoded by the exons ATGGAGCCCGGCCGCGGCGGCCTGGAGGCCGTGGGCAAGTTCGAGTTCTCGCGCAAGGACCTGATTGGGCACGGCGCTTTCGCCGTGGTCTTCAAGGGGCGCCACCGCGAG AAACACGACCTGGAGGTCGCCGTCAAGTGCATTAATAAGAAGAATCTCGCCAAGTCTCAGACTCTCctagggaaagaaataaaaatcctcaAG GAATTGAAACATGAAAACATCGTGGCTTTGTACGACTTTCAG GAAATGGCCAATTCCGTCTACCTGGTCATGGAG TACTGTAACGGCGGGGATCTGGCCGACTACCTGCACA CCATGCGCACACTAAGCGAGGACACCATCCGGCTCTTCCTGCAGCAGATCGCGGGCGCCATGCGGCTCCTGCACAGCAAGGGCATCATCCACCGGGACCTGAAGCCCCAGAACATCCTGCTATCCAACCCTGGCGGGCGTCGCGCCAACCCCAACAACATCCGGGTCAAGATTG CCGACTTCGGCTTCGCTCGGTACCTGCAGAGCAACATGATGGCAGCCACACTTTGTGGCTCCCCCATGTACATG GCCCCAGAGGTCATCATGTCCCAGCACTATGACGGAAAGGCAGACCTGTGGAGCATCGGCACCATCGTGTACCAGTGCCTGACAGGGAAGGCGCCGTTCCAG GCTAGCAGTCCCCAGGACCTCCGCCTCTTCTATGAGAAGAACAAGACGCTGGTCCCCAC CATCCCCCGGGAGACCTCAGCCCCGCTGAGACAGCTGCTCCTGGCTCTGCTTCAGCGCAACCACAAAGACCGCATGGACTTCG ATGAGTTTTTCCATCACCCCTTTTTGGATGCCAGTGCCGCTGTGAAGAAGT cccctcctgtgcCCGTGCCCTCATACCCGAGCTCAGGGTCTGGCAGCAGCTCCAGCAGCAGCTCCACCTCACACCTGGCCTCCCCACCG TCCCTGGGGGAGATGCAGCAGGAGCTCCAGAAGACCCTGACCTCCCCGGCCGAGGCCGCCGGCTTCCTGCAAGGCTCCCGGGACTCAGGCGGCAGCAGCAAGGACTCATCCTGTGACACCGACGACTTTGTCATGGTCCCGGCCCAGTTTCCAG GTGACCTGGTGTCTGAGGCAGCAGGTGCCAAGCCACCACCGGACAGCCTGATGTGCAGTGG GAGCTCGCTGGCAGCCTCTGCAGGCCTGGACAGCCGTGGCCGGACCCCGTCTCCTTCCCCGCCCTGTGGCAGCTCCCTTAGCCCCTCAGG CCGGACCGGCACGTTCTCCAGCAGCAGATGTGGGGCCTCTGTCCCCATCCCAGTCCCCACGCAGGTGCAGAACTACCAGCGCATTGAGCAGAACCTGCAGTCACCCACGCAGTATCAGACAGCGCG GTCCTCTGCCATCCGCAGGTCAGGCAGCACCAGTCCTTTGGGCTTTGCACGGGCCAGCCCATCACCCCCGTCCCATGCTGAGCACGGAGGCGCCCTGGCCAGGAAGCTGTCCCTGGGTGGGGGCCGGCCCTACACACCGTCTCCCCAGG TCGGAACCATCCCTGAGCGGCCAGGCTGGACCGGAGCACCTTCCCCTCAAGCATCTGAGATGCGGGGTGGCAGGTCCCCTCGTCCAG GGCTGGGCTGCCGCCTGCACAGCGCCCCCAACCTGTCCGACCTGCATGTCGTCCGTCCCAAGCTGCCCAAACCCCCCACGGACCCACTGGGGGTAGCGTTCGGCCACCCGCAGGCCAGCCCCCCTCAGCCCTCCCACGGACTTCAATCCTGCCGGCCCCTGCGTGGCTCACCCAAGCTGCCCGACTTCCTGCAGCGGAACCCCCTGCCTCCTATCCTGGGCTCCCCCACCAAG ACTGTGCCCGCATTCGAGTTCACCAAGACCCCCAGCTCCCAGAACCTGCTGACCCTCCTGGCCCGGCAAGGCGTTGTCATGACACCACCACGGAACCGGACGCTACCCGACCTCTCTGAGGCGGGGCCCTTCCAGGGACAGCAGCTGGGCCCTGGCCTGCGGCCCACAGAGGACACCAAGGGCCCCTTCGGAAG GTCCCTCAGCACTGGCCGCCTCACAGATCTGCTCCTTAAGGCTGCGTTTGGGACGCAGGCTCCCGACTCAGGCAGCACGGACAGCCTGCAGGAGAAGCCCATGGAGATTG cgccctctgctggcttCGGAGGGAACCTGCACCCAGGAGCTCGCGCTGGGGGCGCCAGCAGCCCTTCCCCCGTAGTGTTCACAGTGGGCTCGCCCCCCAGCGGGACCACGCCACCCCAGGGCCCCCGCACAACCATGTTCTCAG TGGGCTCCTCCAGCTCCCTCAGCTCGGCCGGCTCCTCCTCTGCCCGCCACCTGGCGCCTGGGGCCTACAGTGAGGCCACCCTTGAGGTCCCCGCCCCTGGCCACTGCTGCAGCTTTGCCGACCCTGTCACCGCCAACCTGGAGGGGGCCGTGACCTTCGAGGCCCCCGACCTCCCCGAGGAGACCCTGATGGAG CAAGAGCACACGGAGATCCTGCACAGCCTGCGCTTCACGCTCGTCTTTGTCCAGCACGTCCTAGAGATCGCGGCTTTGAAGGGCAGCGCCAGCGAGGCGGCCGGGGGCCCTGAGGACCAGCTGCAGGAGAGCGTGGTGGCCGACCAGATCAGCCTGCTGAGCCGCGAGTGGGG TTTTGCAGAGCAGCTGGTGCTCTACCTGAAGGTGGCTGAGCTCCTGTCCTCGGGCCTGCAGACCGCCATCGACCAGATCCGGGCTGGCAAGCTCTGCTTGTCGTCCACCGTGAAGCAAG TGGTGCGGAAACTGAACGAGCTGTACAAGACCAGCGTAGTGTCCTGCCAAAGCCTGAGCCTGCGGCTGCAGCGCTTCTTCCTGGATAAGCAGCGGCTCCTGGACCGCATCCAGAGCGTCACTGCTGAGAAGCTCATCTTTAGCCACGCAGTGCAGACG GTGCAGTCGGCTGCCCTGGACGAGATGTTCCACCGCCGGGAGGACTGTGTCCAGCGCTACCACAAGGCCCTGCTGCTCATGGAGGGGCTGCAGCAGATTCTCACGGACCAGGCGGACGTGGAGAACATCGCCAAGT gcaagCTGTGCATTGAGCGGAGACTCTCGGCCCTGCTGACTGGCATCTGTGCCTGA
- the ULK1 gene encoding serine/threonine-protein kinase ULK1 isoform X3 has translation MEPGRGGLEAVGKFEFSRKDLIGHGAFAVVFKGRHREKHDLEVAVKCINKKNLAKSQTLLGKEIKILKELKHENIVALYDFQEMANSVYLVMEYCNGGDLADYLHTMRTLSEDTIRLFLQQIAGAMRLLHSKGIIHRDLKPQNILLSNPGGRRANPNNIRVKIADFGFARYLQSNMMAATLCGSPMYMAPEVIMSQHYDGKADLWSIGTIVYQCLTGKAPFQASSPQDLRLFYEKNKTLVPTIPRETSAPLRQLLLALLQRNHKDRMDFDEFFHHPFLDASAAVKKSPPVPVPSYPSSGSGSSSSSSSTSHLASPPSLGEMQQELQKTLTSPAEAAGFLQGSRDSGGSSKDSSCDTDDFVMVPAQFPGDLVSEAAGAKPPPDSLMCSGRTGTFSSSRCGASVPIPVPTQVQNYQRIEQNLQSPTQYQTARSSAIRRSGSTSPLGFARASPSPPSHAEHGGALARKLSLGGGRPYTPSPQVGTIPERPGWTGAPSPQASEMRGGRSPRPGSSAPEHSPHTTGLGCRLHSAPNLSDLHVVRPKLPKPPTDPLGVAFGHPQASPPQPSHGLQSCRPLRGSPKLPDFLQRNPLPPILGSPTKTVPAFEFTKTPSSQNLLTLLARQGVVMTPPRNRTLPDLSEAGPFQGQQLGPGLRPTEDTKGPFGRSLSTGRLTDLLLKAAFGTQAPDSGSTDSLQEKPMEIAPSAGFGGNLHPGARAGGASSPSPVVFTVGSPPSGTTPPQGPRTTMFSVGSSSSLSSAGSSSARHLAPGAYSEATLEVPAPGHCCSFADPVTANLEGAVTFEAPDLPEETLMEQEHTEILHSLRFTLVFVQHVLEIAALKGSASEAAGGPEDQLQESVVADQISLLSREWGFAEQLVLYLKVAELLSSGLQTAIDQIRAGKLCLSSTVKQVVRKLNELYKTSVVSCQSLSLRLQRFFLDKQRLLDRIQSVTAEKLIFSHAVQTVQSAALDEMFHRREDCVQRYHKALLLMEGLQQILTDQADVENIAKCKLCIERRLSALLTGICA, from the exons ATGGAGCCCGGCCGCGGCGGCCTGGAGGCCGTGGGCAAGTTCGAGTTCTCGCGCAAGGACCTGATTGGGCACGGCGCTTTCGCCGTGGTCTTCAAGGGGCGCCACCGCGAG AAACACGACCTGGAGGTCGCCGTCAAGTGCATTAATAAGAAGAATCTCGCCAAGTCTCAGACTCTCctagggaaagaaataaaaatcctcaAG GAATTGAAACATGAAAACATCGTGGCTTTGTACGACTTTCAG GAAATGGCCAATTCCGTCTACCTGGTCATGGAG TACTGTAACGGCGGGGATCTGGCCGACTACCTGCACA CCATGCGCACACTAAGCGAGGACACCATCCGGCTCTTCCTGCAGCAGATCGCGGGCGCCATGCGGCTCCTGCACAGCAAGGGCATCATCCACCGGGACCTGAAGCCCCAGAACATCCTGCTATCCAACCCTGGCGGGCGTCGCGCCAACCCCAACAACATCCGGGTCAAGATTG CCGACTTCGGCTTCGCTCGGTACCTGCAGAGCAACATGATGGCAGCCACACTTTGTGGCTCCCCCATGTACATG GCCCCAGAGGTCATCATGTCCCAGCACTATGACGGAAAGGCAGACCTGTGGAGCATCGGCACCATCGTGTACCAGTGCCTGACAGGGAAGGCGCCGTTCCAG GCTAGCAGTCCCCAGGACCTCCGCCTCTTCTATGAGAAGAACAAGACGCTGGTCCCCAC CATCCCCCGGGAGACCTCAGCCCCGCTGAGACAGCTGCTCCTGGCTCTGCTTCAGCGCAACCACAAAGACCGCATGGACTTCG ATGAGTTTTTCCATCACCCCTTTTTGGATGCCAGTGCCGCTGTGAAGAAGT cccctcctgtgcCCGTGCCCTCATACCCGAGCTCAGGGTCTGGCAGCAGCTCCAGCAGCAGCTCCACCTCACACCTGGCCTCCCCACCG TCCCTGGGGGAGATGCAGCAGGAGCTCCAGAAGACCCTGACCTCCCCGGCCGAGGCCGCCGGCTTCCTGCAAGGCTCCCGGGACTCAGGCGGCAGCAGCAAGGACTCATCCTGTGACACCGACGACTTTGTCATGGTCCCGGCCCAGTTTCCAG GTGACCTGGTGTCTGAGGCAGCAGGTGCCAAGCCACCACCGGACAGCCTGATGTGCAGTGG CCGGACCGGCACGTTCTCCAGCAGCAGATGTGGGGCCTCTGTCCCCATCCCAGTCCCCACGCAGGTGCAGAACTACCAGCGCATTGAGCAGAACCTGCAGTCACCCACGCAGTATCAGACAGCGCG GTCCTCTGCCATCCGCAGGTCAGGCAGCACCAGTCCTTTGGGCTTTGCACGGGCCAGCCCATCACCCCCGTCCCATGCTGAGCACGGAGGCGCCCTGGCCAGGAAGCTGTCCCTGGGTGGGGGCCGGCCCTACACACCGTCTCCCCAGG TCGGAACCATCCCTGAGCGGCCAGGCTGGACCGGAGCACCTTCCCCTCAAGCATCTGAGATGCGGGGTGGCAGGTCCCCTCGTCCAG gctcctctgcgccTGAGCACTCTCCCCACACCACAGGGCTGGGCTGCCGCCTGCACAGCGCCCCCAACCTGTCCGACCTGCATGTCGTCCGTCCCAAGCTGCCCAAACCCCCCACGGACCCACTGGGGGTAGCGTTCGGCCACCCGCAGGCCAGCCCCCCTCAGCCCTCCCACGGACTTCAATCCTGCCGGCCCCTGCGTGGCTCACCCAAGCTGCCCGACTTCCTGCAGCGGAACCCCCTGCCTCCTATCCTGGGCTCCCCCACCAAG ACTGTGCCCGCATTCGAGTTCACCAAGACCCCCAGCTCCCAGAACCTGCTGACCCTCCTGGCCCGGCAAGGCGTTGTCATGACACCACCACGGAACCGGACGCTACCCGACCTCTCTGAGGCGGGGCCCTTCCAGGGACAGCAGCTGGGCCCTGGCCTGCGGCCCACAGAGGACACCAAGGGCCCCTTCGGAAG GTCCCTCAGCACTGGCCGCCTCACAGATCTGCTCCTTAAGGCTGCGTTTGGGACGCAGGCTCCCGACTCAGGCAGCACGGACAGCCTGCAGGAGAAGCCCATGGAGATTG cgccctctgctggcttCGGAGGGAACCTGCACCCAGGAGCTCGCGCTGGGGGCGCCAGCAGCCCTTCCCCCGTAGTGTTCACAGTGGGCTCGCCCCCCAGCGGGACCACGCCACCCCAGGGCCCCCGCACAACCATGTTCTCAG TGGGCTCCTCCAGCTCCCTCAGCTCGGCCGGCTCCTCCTCTGCCCGCCACCTGGCGCCTGGGGCCTACAGTGAGGCCACCCTTGAGGTCCCCGCCCCTGGCCACTGCTGCAGCTTTGCCGACCCTGTCACCGCCAACCTGGAGGGGGCCGTGACCTTCGAGGCCCCCGACCTCCCCGAGGAGACCCTGATGGAG CAAGAGCACACGGAGATCCTGCACAGCCTGCGCTTCACGCTCGTCTTTGTCCAGCACGTCCTAGAGATCGCGGCTTTGAAGGGCAGCGCCAGCGAGGCGGCCGGGGGCCCTGAGGACCAGCTGCAGGAGAGCGTGGTGGCCGACCAGATCAGCCTGCTGAGCCGCGAGTGGGG TTTTGCAGAGCAGCTGGTGCTCTACCTGAAGGTGGCTGAGCTCCTGTCCTCGGGCCTGCAGACCGCCATCGACCAGATCCGGGCTGGCAAGCTCTGCTTGTCGTCCACCGTGAAGCAAG TGGTGCGGAAACTGAACGAGCTGTACAAGACCAGCGTAGTGTCCTGCCAAAGCCTGAGCCTGCGGCTGCAGCGCTTCTTCCTGGATAAGCAGCGGCTCCTGGACCGCATCCAGAGCGTCACTGCTGAGAAGCTCATCTTTAGCCACGCAGTGCAGACG GTGCAGTCGGCTGCCCTGGACGAGATGTTCCACCGCCGGGAGGACTGTGTCCAGCGCTACCACAAGGCCCTGCTGCTCATGGAGGGGCTGCAGCAGATTCTCACGGACCAGGCGGACGTGGAGAACATCGCCAAGT gcaagCTGTGCATTGAGCGGAGACTCTCGGCCCTGCTGACTGGCATCTGTGCCTGA